Within Mytilus trossulus isolate FHL-02 unplaced genomic scaffold, PNRI_Mtr1.1.1.hap1 h1tg000070l__unscaffolded, whole genome shotgun sequence, the genomic segment ACAAAAGCATTGACTCATTCGTGCTGTAATTATTTAGATTTAGTCATAATGTGTACTTAAAACAGAATTTATGCTAAAATCAAcctttttaattctttaaaaatagtCAGTATTGGAGATATTAACCATTTCCTTGTCTTTCGCATAACAACAAATTACTTTGCTTGCATACATGCTCAAATGTCATGCTGAAAGAAGTAATTCGTGAGATAATCTAACCATTCTTATATGATATGCCTGTGTGTTTGATACggtatatgatattttaaactaTAGTCAATTGATGAGGAAGGTTATCATAATAAGTGATTATAGATGACTAATGATATACCTTGTACATTAAACACAAATATACTGTCAATTCTGCTGGTATCGTTATACAGAAGTATAGGAGTGGATCCTTGTAATTTTGGTACCACTAACAACTGGCTGTCTGTGGCATAATATATGTGACTTCCAACGACACCCATTGCATAGTGTGTTCTTCTGTGGTGTGTTGAAAGTATTGGTTTAACATCAGAGCCATCGTCTACAGCTGATAATATGTCACCATTGTTATCAATCCAATATAGTCTTTGTTCGTCTGTGTCTGCAATATAAGTGGTggatacattatatatataactcatgtatacaacaaaaaacatatatgtatataaacatgtataaagtaCGTAGTTCACTTATTATATTACCAAATTTGGTGTAATAGTTTACTATAATTATAAATCATGAAGTAAACACACACAAGTTATGAATATTTACAGTCTGTCATACTTTGTGCCTCCAACTTGTAGGAAAATATATTTGATCAGCATTAAAAATGTTCTGTACACTTATCCgtgaacaaaaaatatgaaatataatttgCAGAAAGTATTCAAATTACGATGAAGACATACCTTCAAGTTCATAAATAGTCAATAATGCATGTGTTATGTCTGATCTTACAGCTAAATAATATGATACAAAACACGAATAtcaatatcatatatcataGTGAAAAGAAAGGAATTCTCACATCTAAAGCAACTTTCGACAAAGCTTACAAGTAACAACATACCTATATCCATGCATGCAACATATGTTGATGTGAAGTTAACGATTCTTCGCAACTCATGATTTAAGTCGATGCTAGACTTAGATATTCCTAAATAGTTTTGAACTATATACACCCACCTGAAAGACAAATCAAAATTTGGAAactcaaaataattttaagtttaaggttcaatttgtgttttattatgTGCGTGTTTCTCTATATAACTAAACAATTATAAGAGACGATCCAAGATAAGgattatgataaacaaatatttttggataattatatttcaaatcgATAGGTTGGTGAACAGTATGAACAATGAATACTAtggattaattattttttgttggatattaattttcgtggattttgtgTGTGTAGGTGAACCTTGAAtacaaatgttcaacgaattaaaAATTGTCCATTTATGCAGACATTACAAAAACCACGaaataaatatccacgaaagtgtaagttttcctcaatccacgaaaattggaacccacgaattaataatatatacttAAATTTGCATAACGTTGCCTTCAACAAAACACATACTGATCCTTAAACAAGATTAAAGTTGCAATTCGtcctcttttaaaataatgctataatttccctaaaaaaatattattcaagatcGAATTTGGACCAGACCGAAACAAGAAATTAAGTCTGAATGTTACTGCCAAATGTAAGTCATGAAGACGATTTAACTATGTAACACTGTAGTCTTGATTTTTGAATCATCAATATGATATTTAACTCGTGTAATTTCAGTTCACAGGAACCTAAAGATACAGACATGTCGAAACTAAAATAAAGTCTTCCGAGTATTTGtataaaacatatgtttaatGGAAACAAA encodes:
- the LOC134699557 gene encoding low-density lipoprotein receptor-related protein 4-like; this encodes MLAPKEEKEKFEYPSKNVTIQKVVRSFGSPSGLAVDSTNEHLYWVDDDGHRLVRSNLDGSNVTVLSKLSNPFVIRLDLTNRWVYIVQNYLGISKSSIDLNHELRRIVNFTSTYVACMDIDTDEQRLYWIDNNGDILSAVDDGSDVKPILSTHHRRTHYAMGVVGSHIYYATDSQLLVVPKLQGSTPILLYNDTSRIDSIFVFNVQGISLVIYNHLL